In a single window of the Drosophila albomicans strain 15112-1751.03 chromosome 3, ASM965048v2, whole genome shotgun sequence genome:
- the LOC117570011 gene encoding male-specific sperm protein Mst84Dc-like — MCSYPCYPSACIGSCGGCGPSGFYDPSFGPFNGPFNSWYGCCGGRWC, encoded by the coding sequence aTGTGCAGCTATCCTTGCTATCCTTCTGCTTGTATCGGCTCTTGTGGAGGTTGTGGTCCAAGTGGATTCTATGATCCGAGCTTTGGACCCTTCAATGGTCCATTCAACAGTTGGTATGGCTGCTGCGGAGGACGATGGTGTtga
- the LOC117566527 gene encoding kelch-like protein 41b: MNWLGKSLTAILDSDRNTDCKFIIDDNVYLGHKLIFSCASEVFERMCYGNFTEGTTGEIKLTDVEPETFVMFRNFIYSGDSQIKCDDVEQIIKLLEFGHKYLVSSIKDACVDKLKKCSDRCILNELLAIYQCSHILSINSLLLKVSQHIQVQAWNIKNLTNILHFQVHPFKSLIRLININESMRFKLIEEYIHVNDLDAININGIKDTLDVKPEIQSDKEVGDLIDIKKMTLDEKVANAKPEVDSDEATTSNGSIVKEFLDLISFEKFTLEDFYNGPGKSKLLDFQRKYELIYVIAKAQKKSYDDSIKQNQQRASYQYGGYNYH; encoded by the exons atgAATTG GCTTGGAAAATCATTGACTGCAATTCTGGATTCAGACCGCAACACCGATTGCAAATTTATCATCGATGATAATGTCTATTTAGGCCATAAATTGATCTTCTCGTGTGCGTCCGAAGTCTTTGAGCGCATGTGCTATGGAAACTTTACCGAGGGAACAACTGGAGAGATTAAGCTAACAGACGTGGAGCCCGAAACTTTCGTAATGTTTCGAAATTTTATCTATAGCGGCGACTCGCAGATAAAATGTGATGACGTAGAACAAATTATAAAGCTACTCGAGTTCGGACATAAATATCTTGTGAGCAGCATTAAGGACGCCTGCGTTGATAAGTTGAAAAAATGTTCAGATCGATGCATCCTGAACGAACTTCTTGCCATATATCAGTGCTCGCACATACTATCGATTAACTCATTACTTTTGAAGGTCTCTCAACATATTCAAGTGCAAGCATGGAATATAAAAAACCTAAcgaacattttgcattttcaagtGCACCCATTCAAGAGCCTCATTCgtcttattaatattaatgaatcTATGCGTTTTAAACTTATTGAAGAATACATTCATGTAAATGATTTGGATGCAATCAATATTAATGGTATCAAAGATACTTTAGATGTCAAACCCGAAATCCAATCTGATAAGGAAGTTGGCGActtaattgatattaaaaagATGACTCTTGATGAAAAAGTTGCAAATGCCAAACCCGAAGTCGACTCCGATGAAGCGACAACTTCAAATGGCTCCATAGTCAAAGAATTTCTTGACTTAATCTCTTTTGAAAAGTTCACACTTGAAGATTTCTATAATGGACCCGGAAAATCAAAGCTACTCGATTTTCAACGCAAGTACGAGCTAATTTATGTTATTGCAAAAGCCCAGAAAAAATCGTATGATGATTCgattaaacaaaatcaacaacgtGCATCATATCAATACGGTGGATATAATTATCATTGA